A DNA window from Aestuariispira ectoiniformans contains the following coding sequences:
- a CDS encoding response regulator, translated as MDLTRFKGTKALVVDDHEPMRRLIKSILRTVAVAEIREVADGREALAQLRQYRPDFALVDINMKPMGGIEFVQTLRLSEDNDDVPRDLPIIMVTGVEDQGAILEAIRSGADSVLPKPIMPKTLLERIIMGLDNAALRHHNDDGLVS; from the coding sequence GTGGATTTGACACGGTTCAAGGGAACAAAGGCCCTGGTCGTCGACGACCATGAGCCAATGCGCCGCCTGATAAAGTCCATCTTGCGGACCGTTGCCGTTGCCGAAATCCGGGAAGTTGCAGACGGGCGGGAGGCCCTGGCCCAGCTCAGGCAGTACCGGCCCGATTTCGCGCTGGTTGATATCAATATGAAACCGATGGGTGGTATTGAATTCGTCCAGACCCTGCGTCTGAGCGAAGACAATGATGATGTGCCACGCGACCTGCCGATTATCATGGTGACCGGTGTCGAGGATCAGGGGGCTATTCTGGAGGCTATCCGATCCGGGGCCGATTCGGTTCTGCCCAAACCGATCATGCCGAAAACGCTGCTGGAACGCATCATCATGGGCCTGGATAACGCGGCCCTTCGCCATCACAATGACGACGGGCTGGTCAGTTAA
- a CDS encoding peroxidase-related enzyme (This protein belongs to a clade of uncharacterized proteins related to peroxidases such as the alkylhydroperoxidase AhpD.), producing MPQPEHIHILPVPDTDELDADLQKYFRICEEKLGLVPNVLRSYSFRPQRLRKFIDSYNEIMLSDSGLTKLEREMIAVVVSSCNRCYYCLVAHGQAVRALSDDPQLGEMLVMNYRIAPLSDRHRAMLNFAWAMTEFPAKTTDADRQALLDAGFTQEDYFDICETVGFFNYTNRMAHGLDMMPNPDYHAMNR from the coding sequence ATGCCGCAGCCAGAGCATATCCATATCCTGCCGGTGCCCGACACCGATGAGTTGGATGCAGACCTTCAAAAGTATTTCCGCATCTGTGAAGAAAAGCTGGGGTTGGTGCCAAATGTCCTGCGGTCCTATTCCTTCCGCCCACAACGGCTTCGAAAATTTATCGACAGCTATAATGAAATCATGCTGTCCGACTCCGGCCTCACCAAACTGGAACGCGAGATGATCGCGGTCGTGGTCAGTTCCTGCAACCGCTGCTATTACTGCCTTGTCGCCCATGGTCAGGCGGTCCGCGCACTCAGCGACGATCCGCAACTGGGGGAAATGCTGGTGATGAACTACCGCATCGCGCCCCTCTCCGACCGCCATCGGGCCATGCTGAACTTTGCCTGGGCCATGACGGAATTCCCGGCCAAAACCACTGATGCGGACCGGCAGGCTTTGCTTGATGCCGGTTTCACTCAGGAAGACTATTTCGACATCTGCGAGACTGTCGGCTTTTTCAACTATACCAACCGGATGGCACATGGCCTGGATATGATGCCCAACCCGGACTATCACGCCATGAACCGCTGA
- the sppA gene encoding signal peptide peptidase SppA gives MRNLGRFFLWLFAALGGLVIIGTVAVAILVLRYEKEPPQMPDQAYLWLDLTAPVPEKPHAPTPFSQEAPQATFLEHLNAIEKAKDDPRITGVVALVGYGSLGTAHIQELRDAIADFRKSGKMTIAYAEDLGSFGGGTLDYYTATAFEQVWLQPSGGVGLTGLALETPYFAKALDKLNIEARFEQRQEFKGGADPFTRTGMSVPVRQSLEQMVDGWMAQIVRDTETDRPQLQGRLRNLVDNGPYLAEDALKDGLIDRIAYRDEFEDHLRAEAGVGKDGDYTPISPAAYLAALAGEADDNADSGTEIALIQGVGAIVPNGDGKGLWDDKTFDPYLVADALRTAREDDKIQAVLLRVDSPGGAYAQSDMVWREVQRLREAGKPVVAQMTDMAASGGYFVSMGADHVIAQPGTLTGSIGVYAGKFVTQALWDKLGVKWERVQTGKNAGMWSMVTDFSDQELVKFRQFLDFVYDDFTSKAADNRGLDKAGIDRAARGRIWTGEDALQVGLVDELGGLPEAKAALRRLLKLDEGAKLSFTLLPHPPTLLEELQHLLSAENPLELVAASAVQSTVKAQAEAVLGDLSALQTNVGMIQMPPIRISR, from the coding sequence ATGCGAAATCTCGGTCGTTTCTTTCTTTGGCTTTTCGCTGCCCTGGGCGGCCTTGTCATCATTGGAACAGTCGCTGTTGCCATCCTCGTCCTGCGCTACGAAAAAGAGCCACCGCAAATGCCCGATCAGGCCTATTTGTGGCTGGACCTGACAGCTCCGGTTCCGGAAAAACCTCATGCGCCGACACCCTTCTCCCAGGAAGCCCCGCAAGCAACTTTTCTTGAGCATCTCAACGCCATAGAGAAGGCCAAGGACGACCCGCGGATCACCGGCGTCGTTGCCCTGGTCGGATATGGCAGCCTGGGCACGGCCCATATTCAGGAATTACGCGACGCCATAGCAGATTTCCGCAAATCCGGCAAAATGACCATTGCCTACGCCGAAGACCTGGGCAGCTTTGGGGGCGGCACCCTGGACTATTATACGGCAACCGCCTTTGAACAGGTCTGGCTGCAGCCTTCCGGCGGTGTCGGCCTCACAGGTCTTGCGTTGGAAACACCCTATTTTGCAAAGGCCCTGGACAAGCTGAATATCGAGGCCCGCTTTGAACAACGCCAGGAATTCAAGGGCGGCGCAGATCCGTTTACGCGTACAGGCATGTCCGTGCCCGTACGCCAGTCCCTTGAGCAAATGGTCGACGGATGGATGGCCCAGATCGTTCGGGACACGGAAACCGACCGCCCCCAACTGCAAGGCCGGTTACGCAATCTCGTGGATAACGGCCCCTATCTCGCAGAGGATGCGCTGAAAGACGGCCTGATCGACCGCATTGCCTATCGTGATGAATTTGAAGACCACCTGCGTGCGGAGGCTGGCGTCGGCAAAGACGGCGACTATACCCCCATATCCCCCGCCGCCTATCTGGCCGCATTGGCGGGTGAAGCAGACGACAACGCAGATAGCGGCACGGAGATCGCCCTGATCCAGGGTGTCGGCGCAATCGTGCCCAACGGTGACGGCAAGGGACTTTGGGATGACAAGACCTTCGACCCGTATCTTGTTGCCGACGCCCTGCGCACGGCGCGCGAAGACGATAAAATCCAGGCCGTCCTCCTGCGTGTGGACAGCCCGGGGGGCGCCTATGCGCAGTCCGACATGGTCTGGCGTGAGGTACAGCGCCTTCGCGAGGCCGGTAAGCCCGTGGTGGCGCAAATGACCGACATGGCCGCCAGCGGGGGCTATTTCGTCTCCATGGGCGCGGATCATGTTATCGCCCAGCCGGGAACACTGACCGGTTCCATCGGTGTTTATGCCGGTAAATTCGTGACACAGGCGCTTTGGGACAAGCTTGGCGTCAAATGGGAACGCGTGCAAACCGGCAAGAATGCCGGGATGTGGAGTATGGTTACCGACTTCTCAGACCAGGAACTGGTCAAATTCCGGCAGTTCCTCGATTTTGTCTATGACGACTTCACCAGCAAGGCGGCGGATAACCGCGGGCTGGACAAAGCCGGTATCGACCGCGCTGCACGTGGCCGAATCTGGACCGGGGAAGATGCCCTGCAGGTCGGTCTTGTTGATGAACTGGGCGGCCTGCCGGAGGCAAAAGCAGCCCTGCGTCGTCTGCTGAAACTGGACGAGGGGGCAAAACTTTCCTTCACCCTTCTCCCACATCCGCCAACCCTGCTGGAGGAGCTGCAGCATCTGCTGAGCGCTGAAAACCCGTTGGAACTGGTTGCGGCATCCGCCGTCCAGTCAACTGTCAAGGCCCAGGCCGAGGCTGTTCTGGGTGACCTGTCAGCCCTGCAAACGAATGTGGGCATGATACAGATGCCACCCATTCGGATCAGCCGGTAA